One part of the Epinephelus fuscoguttatus linkage group LG12, E.fuscoguttatus.final_Chr_v1 genome encodes these proteins:
- the phldb1a gene encoding pleckstrin homology-like domain family B member 1 isoform X8: MDLHVSDNSDSPADMERVSRSKVEHGRQTHQVLQSTPLDLIETGKSLKVQAERPHLVSLGSGRLSTAITLLPLLEGRTTLGSGVTDIPLQGNGIAAQHCYIENQAGSITLYPCGNQCSVDGLAITKPHRLTQGCMLCFGQSVFFRFNHPEEALRMKSMLPGGSQGRSTTRTQPTDSHSVLNGNHQSLSSNGDSKINNIAKNLQDSLVLKAGSGKQPVPQPSHPNMLNGRNGSTTEDSICENSSSFLNQNLGSKTPPVPARSPHTNQSPVPHPRTSLSVASSGTSGGRRAQESPKLLRNTRAEATSSPTPSSKGSGQGAENSNPSRKTSPVKFSPTAPSSPRVRGSSLQKRSPSPMRDTRISNVEVPQRLRTPELTGSTSLRELPPLSPYMSRRGTPGSQGSASSLASQGFTVKPLPEGPQGHLKHTTTSKAEAMRALYAQGPPPLSGLEKEPGGRQIRTGPSGAIMSGLGSLSGSSPLASPRSQRKTSCMTTAGSSSKEQSFMKPYTRERKNSISEISDNEDELLEYHRWQREERLREQEMEKLERQRLETILNLCADYNHEDSAAELAEVVRSGLLGGARGACSDTAGGMSLQGVDRAQRVRENDEETQREESSSTESTHQECEELLASQEQAYLEEERSRILARVDDLKHRVSELELQLQETKQEVEMEQALLQAERRAEQEQADAENEIISQLQLKLSQLDKATQKDKDKGRANVSAERKVLEKQRNEYNELKRQFDKCPLSLREQLQEQLSRKAEALESGTKQFEELEFCQLEEESSLEEKKETQSSQLLQERAEYHCSLAKRKEKMAAMEAQVKQLGLQAAQDCERIARERTVTLQLLHKEQDKLCTMEKRYHTLTGGKNFPKPNNSMKELLKSKSDGEVGQAASSCTLPHSSGAAHEKSASAKGLQLMLREMSNPLDMDSRCKLAQQSKDLSPTVHHSILHHQSPSSGNQAYDTLSLESSDSMETSVSTGNSACTPESACGLEAQRIEEMEKMLKEAQQEKARLMENREREVQARRQMLEEERRRREEAERRLQDETAHRLRLVEEEVKMREKHFSQARPMTRYLPNRKEEFDLRAHVESSGHSIDTCPFVILTEKMCKGHLVKMGGKIKSWKKRWFVFDRIKRNFCYYVDKHETKLKGLIYFQAIEEVYYDHLRSATKSPNPSLTFCVKTHDRLYYMVAPSPEAMRIWMDVIVTGAEGYTQFMS; the protein is encoded by the exons ATG GATCTTCATGTGTCAGATAATTCTGACAGTCCAGCCGACATGGAGCGTGTGAGCCGGAGTAAAGTGGAACATGGGCGACAGACACACCAGGTGTTACAG aGCACACCTTTAGACCTGATTGAGACAGGCAAGTCCCTGAAAGTCCAGGCAGAGCGCCCCCACCTGGTTAGTTTGGGAAGTGGGCGTCTGAGCACCGCCATCACCTTGTTGCCACTGCTGGAAG GGAGAACCACGCTGGGCAGTGGGGTGACAGATATCCCTCTGCAGGGCAATGGCATCGCAGCTCAGCACTGCTACATTGAAAACCAAGCAGGCAGCATCACCTTGTACCCATGTGGAAACCAGTGCTCCGTAGATGGCCTGGCCATCACCAAGCCCCATCGTCTGACACAAG GGTGCATGCTGTGTTTTGGTCAGTCGGTCTTTTTCCGCTTCAACCATCCAGAGGAGGCCCTGCGGATGAAGAGCATGCTGCCTGGAGGAAGCCAAGGACGGAGCACTACAAGAACTCAACCTACTG ACTCCCACAGTGTCCTGAATGGAAACCATCAGTCTCTTTCAAGCAATGGTGACTCCAAAATCAACAACATAGCAAAGAACCTCCAGGACTCTTTGGTGCTGAAGGCTGGATCTGGTAAACAGCCTGTTCCTCAGCCCTCTCatccaaacatgctcaatgggagAAACGGTTCCACGACAGAGGATTCCATttgtgaaaacagcagcagctttcTGAACCAGAACCTCGGCAGTAAAACCCCTCCAGTACCAGCCCGATCCCCTCATACCAACCAATCTCCTGTCCCCCATCCACGGACCTCACTCTCTGTGGCCTCAAGCGGTACAAGTGGTGGTCGGAGGGCCCAGGAGAGCCCAAAGCTTCTTAGAAACACAAGAGCAGAGGCCACATCAAGCCCCACACCATCTAGTAAGGGGTCAGGACAGGGCGCAGAAAACTCTAACCCAAGTCGCAAAACATCCCCTGTCAAATTTTCCCCAACAGCTCCATCCAGCCCTCGAGTGAGAGGCTCCTCCCTACAGAAGAGATCACCCAGTCCGATGCGAGATACGCGCATCTCTAATGTAGAGGTCCCTCAAAGGCTCAGGACTCCAGAGCTGACTGGTTCTACCAGCCTGAGAGAACTTCCTCCCCTCAGTCCTTACATGTCCCGCAGAGGGACTCCAGGATCGCAGGGCTCGGCTTCCTCccttgcctcacagggcttcaCAGTAAAACCCCTCCCAGAGGGCCCCCAGGGACACCTCAAACACACAACTACTTCAAAGGCAGAAGCCATGAGGGCACTGTATGCCCAGGGTCCACCACCACTCTCTGGTCTGGAGAAGGAGCCTGGAGGGAGGCAGATAAGGACTGGCCCAAGTGGTGCCATCATGTCAGGCCTGGGTTCTCTGTCTGGCTCCTCTCCTCTTGCTAGCCCTCGTAGCCAAAGAAAAACCTCCTGCATGACCACAGCAGGATCCTCCAGCAAGGAACAGAGTTTCATGAAACCGTATACCCGTGAACGCAAGAACAGTATCTCTGAGATCAGCGACAATGAGGACGAGTTGCTGGAATATCACCGctggcagagagaggagaggctgcGTGAGCAGGAGATGGAGAAACTG GAGCGGCAGAGGCTGGAGACCATCCTCAATCTGTGCGCAGACTATAATCACGAGGACAGTGCTGCGGAGCTGGCCGAGGTGGTGAGGAGTGGGTTGTTGGGGGGCGCTAGAGGAGCCTGCTCGGACACAGCAGGGGGGATGTCTCTTCAGGGAGTAGACAGAGCCCAGAGGGTGAGAGAGAATGATGAGGAAACCCAGAGAGAAGAGTCTAGCAGCACAGAGAGCACACATCAAGAG TGTGAGGAGCTGTTAGCCAGTCAGGAGCAGGCCTacctggaggaagagagaagcCGGATCTTGGCCAGGGTCGACGACTTGAAACACAGAGTCAGTGAACTGGAGCTGCAGCTACAAGAGACCAAACAGgag GTGGAGATGGAGCAGGCCCTGCTGCAGGCTGAGAGGCGGGCAGAGCAGGAGCAAGCGGACGCTGAAAATGAAATCATCTCTCAGCTGCAGCTCAAACTCAGCCAGCTGGACAAGGCCACCCAGAAAGACAAGGACAAG GGGAGGGCTAATGTGTCGGCTGAGCGGAAGGTCCTGGAAAAGCAGAGGAATGAGTACAATGAGCTGAAGAGGCAGTTTGATAAGTGCCCCTTGTCTCTAAGGGAACAGTTACAGGAGCAGCTCAGCAGG AAAGCTGAAGCTCTGGAGTCCGGGACCAAGCAGTTTGAGGAGCTAGAGTTCTgccagctggaggaggagagcagtctggaggagaagaaagagacTCAGAGCTCGCAGCTTCTCCAAGAGCGGGCCGAGTATCACTGCAGCTTGGCCAAGAGGAAG GAGAAGATGGCTGCCATGGAAGCTCAGGTGAAGCAGCTGGGGTTACAGGCAGCTCAAGACTGTGAGAGGATAGCGAGAGAGAGGACAGTGACTCTGCAGCTGCTACACAAG GAGCAAGACAAGTTGTGCACCATGGAGAAGAGGTACCACACCCTGACAGGAGGGAAAAACTTCCCAAAGCCCAACAACAGCATGAAAGAG CTGTTGAAGTCCAAATCAGATGGTGAGGTCGGACAGGCAGCATCATCGTGCACACTGCCACACTCCAGTGGTGCCGCTCATGAGAAAAGTGCATCCGCTAAG gggTTACAGTTGATGCTGAGAGAGATGTCTAACCCATTAGACATGGACTCCAGGTGTAAGCTGGCTCAGCAGAGCAAAG ATCTGTCTCCCACAGTCCATCACTCCATCCTGCATCACCAGTCGCCATCAAGTGGCAACCAGGCGTACGACACCCTGAGCCTGGAGAGCTCCGACAGCATGGAGACCAGCGTCTCCACCGGCAACTCCGCCTGTACCCCAGAAAG TGCCTGCGGGTTAGAGGCCCAGAGGATAGAAGAGATGGAGAAGATGTTGAAGGAGGCGCAGCAGGAGAAAGCCAGACTGATGGAGAACCGA GAGAGGGAGGTGCAGGCTCGGCGGCAGATGTTGGAGGAGGAGCGGAGGAGGCGAGAGGAGGCCGAGAGGAGGCTTCAGGATGAGACAGCCCACAGGCTGAggctggtggaggaggaggtgaagatgAGAGAGAAACACTTCTCCCAG GCCCGTCCGATGACACGCTACCTGCCGAACCGTAAGGAGGAGTTTGACCTGCGTGCCCACGTGGAGTCGTCCGGCCACAGCATAGACACCTGCCCCTTTGTCATCCTCACAGAGAAGATGTGCAAGGGCCACTTGGTGAAGATGGGCGGCAAAATCAAATCATGGAAAAAACGCTGGTTCGTTTTTGACCGTATCAAGAGGAACTTCTGCTATTACGTGG aCAAGCACGAGACCAAACTGAAAGGACTCATTTACTTTCAGGCGATTGAAGAGGTTTATTACGATCACCTGCGCAGTGCCACAAAG AGCCCCAACCCGTCTTTGACCTTCTGTGTGAAAACCCACGACCGCCTCTACTACATGGTGGCCCCGTCTCCGGAGGCCATGAGGATCTGGATGGATGTCATAGTAACGGGCGCCGAGGGCTACACACAGTTCATGAGCTGA
- the phldb1a gene encoding pleckstrin homology-like domain family B member 1 isoform X6, whose protein sequence is MDLHVSDNSDSPADMERVSRSKVEHGRQTHQVLQSTPLDLIETGKSLKVQAERPHLVSLGSGRLSTAITLLPLLEGRTTLGSGVTDIPLQGNGIAAQHCYIENQAGSITLYPCGNQCSVDGLAITKPHRLTQGCMLCFGQSVFFRFNHPEEALRMKSMLPGGSQGRSTTRTQPTDSHSVLNGNHQSLSSNGDSKINNIAKNLQDSLVLKAGSGKQPVPQPSHPNMLNGRNGSTTEDSICENSSSFLNQNLGSKTPPVPARSPHTNQSPVPHPRTSLSVASSGTSGGRRAQESPKLLRNTRAEATSSPTPSSKGSGQGAENSNPSRKTSPVKFSPTAPSSPRVRGSSLQKRSPSPMRDTRISNVEVPQRLRTPELTGSTSLRELPPLSPYMSRRGTPGSQGSASSLASQGFTVKPLPEGPQGHLKHTTTSKAEAMRALYAQGPPPLSGLEKEPGGRQIRTGPSGAIMSGLGSLSGSSPLASPRSQRKTSCMTTAGSSSKEQSFMKPYTRERKNSISEISDNEDELLEYHRWQREERLREQEMEKLERQRLETILNLCADYNHEDSAAELAEVVRSGLLGGARGACSDTAGGMSLQGVDRAQRVRENDEETQREESSSTESTHQECEELLASQEQAYLEEERSRILARVDDLKHRVSELELQLQETKQEVEMEQALLQAERRAEQEQADAENEIISQLQLKLSQLDKATQKDKDKGRANVSAERKVLEKQRNEYNELKRQFDKCPLSLREQLQEQLSRKAEALESGTKQFEELEFCQLEEESSLEEKKETQSSQLLQERAEYHCSLAKRKEKMAAMEAQVKQLGLQAAQDCERIARERTVTLQLLHKEQDKLCTMEKRYHTLTGGKNFPKPNNSMKEEYLRLSDVYKMYGNASVQTHSTSPAALHCLSLTVAPSLPCEEYITVSQLSQIFGMQRVDTSTSSSSTPSFQLASSESTYSCRSAAYGPSSFLSAQSQPELSRNAMPPLNLERWYQDIMAAGDHQSCPPPLPAKSFSTRRHSQLLKSKSDGEVGQAASSCTLPHSSGAAHEKSASAKGLQLMLREMSNPLDMDSRCKLAQQSKDLSPTVHHSILHHQSPSSGNQAYDTLSLESSDSMETSVSTGNSACTPESACGLEAQRIEEMEKMLKEAQQEKARLMENREREVQARRQMLEEERRRREEAERRLQDETAHRLRLVEEEVKMREKHFSQARPMTRYLPNRKEEFDLRAHVESSGHSIDTCPFVILTEKMCKGHLVKMGGKIKSWKKRWFVFDRIKRNFCYYVDKHETKLKGLIYFQAIEEVYYDHLRSATKSPNPSLTFCVKTHDRLYYMVAPSPEAMRIWMDVIVTGAEGYTQFMS, encoded by the exons ATG GATCTTCATGTGTCAGATAATTCTGACAGTCCAGCCGACATGGAGCGTGTGAGCCGGAGTAAAGTGGAACATGGGCGACAGACACACCAGGTGTTACAG aGCACACCTTTAGACCTGATTGAGACAGGCAAGTCCCTGAAAGTCCAGGCAGAGCGCCCCCACCTGGTTAGTTTGGGAAGTGGGCGTCTGAGCACCGCCATCACCTTGTTGCCACTGCTGGAAG GGAGAACCACGCTGGGCAGTGGGGTGACAGATATCCCTCTGCAGGGCAATGGCATCGCAGCTCAGCACTGCTACATTGAAAACCAAGCAGGCAGCATCACCTTGTACCCATGTGGAAACCAGTGCTCCGTAGATGGCCTGGCCATCACCAAGCCCCATCGTCTGACACAAG GGTGCATGCTGTGTTTTGGTCAGTCGGTCTTTTTCCGCTTCAACCATCCAGAGGAGGCCCTGCGGATGAAGAGCATGCTGCCTGGAGGAAGCCAAGGACGGAGCACTACAAGAACTCAACCTACTG ACTCCCACAGTGTCCTGAATGGAAACCATCAGTCTCTTTCAAGCAATGGTGACTCCAAAATCAACAACATAGCAAAGAACCTCCAGGACTCTTTGGTGCTGAAGGCTGGATCTGGTAAACAGCCTGTTCCTCAGCCCTCTCatccaaacatgctcaatgggagAAACGGTTCCACGACAGAGGATTCCATttgtgaaaacagcagcagctttcTGAACCAGAACCTCGGCAGTAAAACCCCTCCAGTACCAGCCCGATCCCCTCATACCAACCAATCTCCTGTCCCCCATCCACGGACCTCACTCTCTGTGGCCTCAAGCGGTACAAGTGGTGGTCGGAGGGCCCAGGAGAGCCCAAAGCTTCTTAGAAACACAAGAGCAGAGGCCACATCAAGCCCCACACCATCTAGTAAGGGGTCAGGACAGGGCGCAGAAAACTCTAACCCAAGTCGCAAAACATCCCCTGTCAAATTTTCCCCAACAGCTCCATCCAGCCCTCGAGTGAGAGGCTCCTCCCTACAGAAGAGATCACCCAGTCCGATGCGAGATACGCGCATCTCTAATGTAGAGGTCCCTCAAAGGCTCAGGACTCCAGAGCTGACTGGTTCTACCAGCCTGAGAGAACTTCCTCCCCTCAGTCCTTACATGTCCCGCAGAGGGACTCCAGGATCGCAGGGCTCGGCTTCCTCccttgcctcacagggcttcaCAGTAAAACCCCTCCCAGAGGGCCCCCAGGGACACCTCAAACACACAACTACTTCAAAGGCAGAAGCCATGAGGGCACTGTATGCCCAGGGTCCACCACCACTCTCTGGTCTGGAGAAGGAGCCTGGAGGGAGGCAGATAAGGACTGGCCCAAGTGGTGCCATCATGTCAGGCCTGGGTTCTCTGTCTGGCTCCTCTCCTCTTGCTAGCCCTCGTAGCCAAAGAAAAACCTCCTGCATGACCACAGCAGGATCCTCCAGCAAGGAACAGAGTTTCATGAAACCGTATACCCGTGAACGCAAGAACAGTATCTCTGAGATCAGCGACAATGAGGACGAGTTGCTGGAATATCACCGctggcagagagaggagaggctgcGTGAGCAGGAGATGGAGAAACTG GAGCGGCAGAGGCTGGAGACCATCCTCAATCTGTGCGCAGACTATAATCACGAGGACAGTGCTGCGGAGCTGGCCGAGGTGGTGAGGAGTGGGTTGTTGGGGGGCGCTAGAGGAGCCTGCTCGGACACAGCAGGGGGGATGTCTCTTCAGGGAGTAGACAGAGCCCAGAGGGTGAGAGAGAATGATGAGGAAACCCAGAGAGAAGAGTCTAGCAGCACAGAGAGCACACATCAAGAG TGTGAGGAGCTGTTAGCCAGTCAGGAGCAGGCCTacctggaggaagagagaagcCGGATCTTGGCCAGGGTCGACGACTTGAAACACAGAGTCAGTGAACTGGAGCTGCAGCTACAAGAGACCAAACAGgag GTGGAGATGGAGCAGGCCCTGCTGCAGGCTGAGAGGCGGGCAGAGCAGGAGCAAGCGGACGCTGAAAATGAAATCATCTCTCAGCTGCAGCTCAAACTCAGCCAGCTGGACAAGGCCACCCAGAAAGACAAGGACAAG GGGAGGGCTAATGTGTCGGCTGAGCGGAAGGTCCTGGAAAAGCAGAGGAATGAGTACAATGAGCTGAAGAGGCAGTTTGATAAGTGCCCCTTGTCTCTAAGGGAACAGTTACAGGAGCAGCTCAGCAGG AAAGCTGAAGCTCTGGAGTCCGGGACCAAGCAGTTTGAGGAGCTAGAGTTCTgccagctggaggaggagagcagtctggaggagaagaaagagacTCAGAGCTCGCAGCTTCTCCAAGAGCGGGCCGAGTATCACTGCAGCTTGGCCAAGAGGAAG GAGAAGATGGCTGCCATGGAAGCTCAGGTGAAGCAGCTGGGGTTACAGGCAGCTCAAGACTGTGAGAGGATAGCGAGAGAGAGGACAGTGACTCTGCAGCTGCTACACAAG GAGCAAGACAAGTTGTGCACCATGGAGAAGAGGTACCACACCCTGACAGGAGGGAAAAACTTCCCAAAGCCCAACAACAGCATGAAAGAG GAGTACCTCAGGCTCTCTGATGTCTATAAGATGTATGGAAACGCCTCTGTACAAACCCACTCTACTTCCCCCGCTGCTCTTCACTGCCTCTCCCTCACTGTAGCTCCATCTCTGCCATGCGAG GAGTACATCACAGTCAGTCAGTTAAGCCAGATCTTTGGGATGCAGAGAGTCGATACCTCCACTTCTTCTTCCTCTACTCCATCATTCCAACTCGCCTCCTCTGAATCCACCTACTCATGCCGCTCAGCTGCATATGGTCCTTCCTCCTTTCTGTCTGCACAG AGCCAGCCTGAGCTGAGCAGGAATGCAATGCCTCCTCTTAACCTCGAGCGCTGGTACCAGGACATCATGGCTGCTGGAGACCATCAGTCATGTCCTCCACCGCTGCCTGCAAAGTCTTTTTCCACACGCAGACACAGTCAG CTGTTGAAGTCCAAATCAGATGGTGAGGTCGGACAGGCAGCATCATCGTGCACACTGCCACACTCCAGTGGTGCCGCTCATGAGAAAAGTGCATCCGCTAAG gggTTACAGTTGATGCTGAGAGAGATGTCTAACCCATTAGACATGGACTCCAGGTGTAAGCTGGCTCAGCAGAGCAAAG ATCTGTCTCCCACAGTCCATCACTCCATCCTGCATCACCAGTCGCCATCAAGTGGCAACCAGGCGTACGACACCCTGAGCCTGGAGAGCTCCGACAGCATGGAGACCAGCGTCTCCACCGGCAACTCCGCCTGTACCCCAGAAAG TGCCTGCGGGTTAGAGGCCCAGAGGATAGAAGAGATGGAGAAGATGTTGAAGGAGGCGCAGCAGGAGAAAGCCAGACTGATGGAGAACCGA GAGAGGGAGGTGCAGGCTCGGCGGCAGATGTTGGAGGAGGAGCGGAGGAGGCGAGAGGAGGCCGAGAGGAGGCTTCAGGATGAGACAGCCCACAGGCTGAggctggtggaggaggaggtgaagatgAGAGAGAAACACTTCTCCCAG GCCCGTCCGATGACACGCTACCTGCCGAACCGTAAGGAGGAGTTTGACCTGCGTGCCCACGTGGAGTCGTCCGGCCACAGCATAGACACCTGCCCCTTTGTCATCCTCACAGAGAAGATGTGCAAGGGCCACTTGGTGAAGATGGGCGGCAAAATCAAATCATGGAAAAAACGCTGGTTCGTTTTTGACCGTATCAAGAGGAACTTCTGCTATTACGTGG aCAAGCACGAGACCAAACTGAAAGGACTCATTTACTTTCAGGCGATTGAAGAGGTTTATTACGATCACCTGCGCAGTGCCACAAAG AGCCCCAACCCGTCTTTGACCTTCTGTGTGAAAACCCACGACCGCCTCTACTACATGGTGGCCCCGTCTCCGGAGGCCATGAGGATCTGGATGGATGTCATAGTAACGGGCGCCGAGGGCTACACACAGTTCATGAGCTGA